One window from the genome of Manis pentadactyla isolate mManPen7 chromosome 15, mManPen7.hap1, whole genome shotgun sequence encodes:
- the USF2 gene encoding upstream stimulatory factor 2 isoform X2, whose amino-acid sequence MDMLDPGLDPAASATAAAAASHDKGPEAEEGVELQEGGDGPGAEEQTAVAIASVQQAAFGDHNIQYQFRTENNGGQVTYRVVQVTDGQLDGQGDTAGAVSVVSTAAFAGGQQAVTQVGVDGAAQRPGPAAASVPSGPAAPFPLAVIQNPFSNGGSPAAEAVSGEARFAYFPASSVGDTTAVSVQTTDQSLQAGGQFYVMMTPQDVLQTGSQRTIAPRTHPYSPKIDGTRTPRDERRRAQHNEVERRRRDKINNWIVQLSKIIPDCNADNSKTGASKGGILSKACDYIRELRQTNQRMQETFKEAERLQMDNELLRQQPQHF is encoded by the exons atGGACATGCTGGACCCGGGTCTGGATCCTGCTGCCTCGGCTACCGCTGCTGCTGCCGCCAG TCACGACAAGGGACCCGAGGCAGAGGAGGGCGTCGAGCTGCAAGAAG GTGGGGACGGCCCTGGGGCGGAGGAGCAGACGGCGGTGGCCATCGCCAGCGTCCAGCAGGCGGCGTTCGGAGACCACAATATCCAGTATCAGTTCCGCACAGAGAATAATGGAGGACAG GTGACATACCGCGTAGTCCAGGTGACTGATGGTCAGCTGGACGGCCAGGGCGATACAGCAGGCGCAGTCAGCGTCGTGTCCACGGCTGCCTTCGCGGGGGGGCAGCAGGCTGTGACCCAGGTGGGTGTGGATGGGGCAGCCCAGCGCCCCGGCCCCGCTGCTGCCTCTGTGCCCTCAGGTCCCGCAGCGCCCTTCCCACTG GCTGTAATCCAAAATCCCTTCAGCAATGGTGGCAGCCCGGCTGCTGAGGCTGTCAGTGGGGAGGCACGATTTGCCTATTTCCCAGCATCCAGTGTGGGAGATACCACAGCTGTGTCCGTACAGACCACAGACCAGAGCTTGCAGGCTGGAG GCCAATTCTATGTCATGATGACACCTCAGGACGTGCTTCAGACAGGATCACAAAGGACTATTGCACCCCGGACACACCCCTATTCCCC gaaAATTGACGGAACCAGAACACCACGGGATGAAAGGAGGAGAGCTCAGCACAATGAAG TGGAGCGGAGGCGGAGGGACAAGATCAACAACTGGATCGTCCAGCTTTCAAAAATCATTCCAGATTGTAACGCAGACAATAGCAAGACAGGAGCG AGTAAAGGAGGGATCCTGTCGAAGGCCTGCGACTACATCCGGGAGCTGCGCCAGACCAACCAGCGCATGCAGGAGACCTTCAAGGAGGCCGAGCGGCTGCAGATGGACAATGAGCTCCTGAGGCAACAG CCCCAGCACTTCTAG
- the USF2 gene encoding upstream stimulatory factor 2 isoform X1, whose protein sequence is MDMLDPGLDPAASATAAAAASHDKGPEAEEGVELQEGGDGPGAEEQTAVAIASVQQAAFGDHNIQYQFRTENNGGQVTYRVVQVTDGQLDGQGDTAGAVSVVSTAAFAGGQQAVTQVGVDGAAQRPGPAAASVPSGPAAPFPLAVIQNPFSNGGSPAAEAVSGEARFAYFPASSVGDTTAVSVQTTDQSLQAGGQFYVMMTPQDVLQTGSQRTIAPRTHPYSPKIDGTRTPRDERRRAQHNEVERRRRDKINNWIVQLSKIIPDCNADNSKTGASKGGILSKACDYIRELRQTNQRMQETFKEAERLQMDNELLRQQIEELKNENAVLRAQLQQHNLEMVGESARP, encoded by the exons atGGACATGCTGGACCCGGGTCTGGATCCTGCTGCCTCGGCTACCGCTGCTGCTGCCGCCAG TCACGACAAGGGACCCGAGGCAGAGGAGGGCGTCGAGCTGCAAGAAG GTGGGGACGGCCCTGGGGCGGAGGAGCAGACGGCGGTGGCCATCGCCAGCGTCCAGCAGGCGGCGTTCGGAGACCACAATATCCAGTATCAGTTCCGCACAGAGAATAATGGAGGACAG GTGACATACCGCGTAGTCCAGGTGACTGATGGTCAGCTGGACGGCCAGGGCGATACAGCAGGCGCAGTCAGCGTCGTGTCCACGGCTGCCTTCGCGGGGGGGCAGCAGGCTGTGACCCAGGTGGGTGTGGATGGGGCAGCCCAGCGCCCCGGCCCCGCTGCTGCCTCTGTGCCCTCAGGTCCCGCAGCGCCCTTCCCACTG GCTGTAATCCAAAATCCCTTCAGCAATGGTGGCAGCCCGGCTGCTGAGGCTGTCAGTGGGGAGGCACGATTTGCCTATTTCCCAGCATCCAGTGTGGGAGATACCACAGCTGTGTCCGTACAGACCACAGACCAGAGCTTGCAGGCTGGAG GCCAATTCTATGTCATGATGACACCTCAGGACGTGCTTCAGACAGGATCACAAAGGACTATTGCACCCCGGACACACCCCTATTCCCC gaaAATTGACGGAACCAGAACACCACGGGATGAAAGGAGGAGAGCTCAGCACAATGAAG TGGAGCGGAGGCGGAGGGACAAGATCAACAACTGGATCGTCCAGCTTTCAAAAATCATTCCAGATTGTAACGCAGACAATAGCAAGACAGGAGCG AGTAAAGGAGGGATCCTGTCGAAGGCCTGCGACTACATCCGGGAGCTGCGCCAGACCAACCAGCGCATGCAGGAGACCTTCAAGGAGGCCGAGCGGCTGCAGATGGACAATGAGCTCCTGAGGCAACAG ATCGAGGAGCTGAAGAACGAGAACGCCGTGCTCCGCGCCCAACTGCAGCAGCACAACCTGGAGATGGTGGGCGAGAGTGCCCGGCCGTGA
- the HAMP gene encoding hepcidin has protein sequence MALSTQTQATCLLLLLLAGLTSGSVLPQQTSRQLADLRTQDTVGAATGLTPVLRRLRRRDTHFPICMYCCGCCIKSKCGMCCRT, from the exons ATGGCACTGAGCACGCAGACCCAGGCCACctgcctcctgctcctcctcctggccGGCCTGACCAGTGGCTCAGTCCTCCCACAGCAG ACCTCAAGACAGCTTGCAGACCTCCGGACTCAGGACACAGTGGGAGCTGCTACCGGCTTGACG CCCGTGCTCCGGAGGCTAAGGAGGCGGGACACCCACTTCCCTATCTGCATGTACTGCTGTGGCTGCTGTATTAAATCAAAGTGTGGGATGTGCTGCCGGACGTAG
- the USF2 gene encoding upstream stimulatory factor 2 isoform X3: MDMLDPGLDPAASATAAAAASHDKGPEAEEGVELQEGGDGPGAEEQTAVAIASVQQAAFGDHNIQYQFRTENNGGQVTYRVVQVTDGQLDGQGDTAGAVSVVSTAAFAGGQQAVTQAVIQNPFSNGGSPAAEAVSGEARFAYFPASSVGDTTAVSVQTTDQSLQAGGQFYVMMTPQDVLQTGSQRTIAPRTHPYSPKIDGTRTPRDERRRAQHNEVERRRRDKINNWIVQLSKIIPDCNADNSKTGASKGGILSKACDYIRELRQTNQRMQETFKEAERLQMDNELLRQQIEELKNENAVLRAQLQQHNLEMVGESARP; this comes from the exons atGGACATGCTGGACCCGGGTCTGGATCCTGCTGCCTCGGCTACCGCTGCTGCTGCCGCCAG TCACGACAAGGGACCCGAGGCAGAGGAGGGCGTCGAGCTGCAAGAAG GTGGGGACGGCCCTGGGGCGGAGGAGCAGACGGCGGTGGCCATCGCCAGCGTCCAGCAGGCGGCGTTCGGAGACCACAATATCCAGTATCAGTTCCGCACAGAGAATAATGGAGGACAG GTGACATACCGCGTAGTCCAGGTGACTGATGGTCAGCTGGACGGCCAGGGCGATACAGCAGGCGCAGTCAGCGTCGTGTCCACGGCTGCCTTCGCGGGGGGGCAGCAGGCTGTGACCCAG GCTGTAATCCAAAATCCCTTCAGCAATGGTGGCAGCCCGGCTGCTGAGGCTGTCAGTGGGGAGGCACGATTTGCCTATTTCCCAGCATCCAGTGTGGGAGATACCACAGCTGTGTCCGTACAGACCACAGACCAGAGCTTGCAGGCTGGAG GCCAATTCTATGTCATGATGACACCTCAGGACGTGCTTCAGACAGGATCACAAAGGACTATTGCACCCCGGACACACCCCTATTCCCC gaaAATTGACGGAACCAGAACACCACGGGATGAAAGGAGGAGAGCTCAGCACAATGAAG TGGAGCGGAGGCGGAGGGACAAGATCAACAACTGGATCGTCCAGCTTTCAAAAATCATTCCAGATTGTAACGCAGACAATAGCAAGACAGGAGCG AGTAAAGGAGGGATCCTGTCGAAGGCCTGCGACTACATCCGGGAGCTGCGCCAGACCAACCAGCGCATGCAGGAGACCTTCAAGGAGGCCGAGCGGCTGCAGATGGACAATGAGCTCCTGAGGCAACAG ATCGAGGAGCTGAAGAACGAGAACGCCGTGCTCCGCGCCCAACTGCAGCAGCACAACCTGGAGATGGTGGGCGAGAGTGCCCGGCCGTGA